The sequence TGTTCTCCGAGCGCGTGAAGCTGGTGCCTTCGCTGCGCGTGGAGCGCGTGGGGCACTACTCGCTGCTGTCGCCCAAGCTGGGCGCGAGCGTGGACCTGGGCCGTGGCTTCGGCGTGCGCGCCAACGCGGGCCAGTCCCACCGCGCGCCTTCGTTCCTGGAGCTCTACATCCGTCAGGGGCTGATGCTCCCCAACCCGGAGCTCAAGCCCGAGCGCGCCCTGTCCGTGGACGCCGCGGCCCTGTGGCACGGCGACACCTGGAGCGTCACGGCCGGTGGCTTCGCGGCCGTGTACGAGAATCTCATCGCCTACGAGCTGTATCCGCCGAATCTCGCCAAGCCCTACAACTTCGCCGCCGCTCGCGTGTGGGGCGCGGAGTTGGAGGTGGAGGCCCGGCCTCGTGCGTGGCTCACCGCCACCAGCAGCTATGCGTGGACCCGCACGCAGAACCGCTACGGCGACCCCCGCTACTTCGGCAAGGAGCTGCCGTACCGGCCTCGCCACAAGTGGGTGGGCCGGCTGCGCGTGGGGCCGGACTGGCTCAACGGCCGCACGGAGGTGCTCGTCCAGTCCGCGCAGTTGATCAACCGCGTGGGCGAAGCGCGCCTGTCGCTGCCTTCGCGCACCTGGGTGAGCGTGGGGGCCTCCAGCACCTTCCTGCACAAGCCCGACCTCACCGTGTCGTTCGACGTGAAGAACCTGCTCGACGCGCGGACCGCTGACTACACCGGCATGCCGCTGCCCGGCCGCGCCGCCTACGTGACGTTCGCCGTGGCGCTCGACCCTTCCGCCTCCGAGGACTCCCATGTCGCGTCCCTTCCCTGATGCGCGGCTCGCGCTGCTGCTGTCGGCCGTTGCCGCGGTGCTTCTCACCGGTTGCCCCGAGGAGAAGGTCCTGTGCACGTCCGGCCTGAGCGTCTGCGGCGCGGAATGCGTGGACCTCCAGGGCGACCCTTCGAACTGCGGCGCGTGTGGCACCGCGTGCGGGGCAGGGGAGACGTGTCAGGCGGGCGTGTGTGGCTGCCAGCCGGGCACGGAGGTCTGCGGTGACGCGTGTGTCGCGCTCGCGAGTGATCCGCTGAACTGTGGCGGTTGTGGCGTCACGTGTCCTTCCGGCCAGGTCTGCGAGTCCCGCACCTGCCGCGAGGGCTGCTCCGCCGGTGCCGAGCGGTGCGGGGACAGCTGCGTCGTCCTCGCGAATGATCCGCTCCACTGCGGCGCTTGCGGCAGGGTGTGCCCGGACGTGCAGTCCTGCCACGAGGGGCGGTGCATGTATGACGTGGTGACGGCCTGCTACACGAACGGGCAGCTCGTCGGCATCCAGGCGGGGACGGACCGGATGGGCCCCCGGCGGCAGTTCGGCTCGGGCGTGCAGGCGCTGGCGGCGTGGGATGGCGTGGTGCTGGCGGCGGACGCGGCGCGCTCGGTGCTGTCGCAGGCGCCGGCGGGCGCGCTGGGGACGCTGGTGGAGGAGGACTCGCTGGGCGCGGTGGCGGCTTCGCCCAATGACATCCTCGTGGACCCTCCGTATGTGTATGTCCTCGACTCGGTGAACAACACGCTCCAGGTGCTCAAGCGGGAAGGGGCCGCGCAGGGCGGTGGGCTGGGATTGCGCACGGTGGGGCAGGTGAACCTGGGCGCGAACACCAGCCCGCAGGTCCTCACGAAGCGCGGCGACACGTTCTACATCCCGCTGTTCGGCACGGCCGGCTCCGACTTCAAGCAGGGCAACGCGGTGGCTCGCGTCAGCGTGAGCGACCCGGAGCATCCCCGGCTCGTGGACACTGTTTCGCTCAAAGGCCTGGACCTGAAGTCGTTCGATGGCGGCACGACGATGGCACTGCCGTACGCGGCGGTGTCGGTGGACGCGGGCGTGTACGTGGCGCTCACCAACCTGAACCCCGCGAATGATTACCTGCCCAACGGGCCCGGGATGCTCGCGCGCATCGACCCGGCGGATGGCGGTGTGAAGGCCATCGACCTGGGCGCGAAGGACTGCCTCAACGCGGGCGACGTGCAGGCCGTGGGCGACCAGTTGGTGGTGAGTTGCCTGGGCGAAGCGGTGTTCGACACGGCGGGCGGCTACCGCGCGAAGGCGGTGCGGGCGACGGGGCTGGTGCTGGTGAAGGATGACAAGCCCGTGGCGTCGTATGCGCTGTCGCCGGGGTGCTCGGGCGGGCCGGAGAACGGCTGCGACCTCGCGGTGGGCGGGCGGCTCGCGGTGGTGGGCAATGCCGTGTACGTCACGGACGTGAACGCGGGCCGCGTGTTCGTGGTGGAGGTGCGCGATGGCCAGCTCGTCGAGCGGCGCGGCAATTCCACTCCGGCGGCGAAGGGCCCGGCGTTGGATGTGTGTCCGGTGGATGCGCGGCGCGGGGTGTCCAACGCCATTGACATCGTCGCGGTGCCTTGAAGCGTTGCATTGACAAGGACTGCCGTCCGCCATACTCCAGCGCGCGTCGTTGGTACGCCGCATCCGCATGATGTGGCGTTTAAAGGGAACCCGGTGTGAGTCCGGGACTGCCCCGCAGCGGTGATCAGGAACGAAAGCCGTCCTCGCAAGCACTGGTCCTTCAATGGGCTGGGAAGCGACGGCCAGTAGGTGGGTGACCCGATGAAGGTCTCCCTCGCCTGTGAGTCCGAAGACCTGCCACGACCCATGCCCCCGGGCATGGCCAGACCGGAGCCTCCGAGGGGAGGTGACGGAGGTCTTCCGCTCGCGCGGCGTGTCGTGTCCTGACGTGTCCCTCGTTCGCGGTCCGCTCTCCGTCAGCGCCCCTTGGATTCACCTCGCCCGTGGGGGCGATGCAAGGGAGCAGTCGCGGATGAAGACAGAGCGGATGATGACGGGGCGGGGACTCAAGGACGTCGCGTGGGTGCTGACGACCCTCGTGATGGCGTTGACCGCGACCGGTTGCGGTGATGAGTGCACCGATGATTTCGACTGCCGCGACCAGGGCACTCCCGCGGAGGGCCAGCGGTATGTCTGCGTCGAGAACCGTTGCGAGCTGACGTCCAACCCCGTGCCTGATGCGGGCACGGGTAGCGACGCGGGCTCGAACACCGACGCGGGCACGGGTGGCGATGCCGGTGCGACCACGGACGCGGGCACCGTCACCGACGCGGGCTCGAACACCGACGCGGGCACGGGCACCGATGCCGGTACGTCGACCGACGCGGGCACGAGCACGGACGCTGGGACGACGACGGACGCGGGCACGGGCAGCGATGCCGGTACGACGACCGACGCGGGCACGAGCACGGACGCTGGAACAACCACCGACGCGGGCACGGAGACGGACGCGGGCACGGAGACCGACGCAGGAACGGATCCGTGCGCGAGCGCCACCTACGACCCGAAGCTGGGCACGCTCCAGCTCCAGACGGGCTTCGTGGCCGGTGAGTCCGCGCCGCTGCCCACGGCCGCGGGCCCGGTGGGCGTGACGCCCGGCCCCACGTACTCGCTCTTCACGGTGGTGTCGGAGGGCTACACCGGCCCGCATGCGCTGTACTCGCTGGGCACGTGGCCGCAGGTGTCGCTGGGCGCGACGCCGCTGTTCGACGTGGCCGCTCCCGCCGACCGGGGCCCCTCCGCCGCGATCTTCCTCAGCCCCTTCGTGGAGACGGATGGTCAGCGCGTCCTCACCGGCTACACGAAGTCCGGCGGTGGCTTCCCCGGCTCCGTGGGCGTCTACGACAGCGCCACTCCGTCCTCCTCCACCTACGTCTCCGCCCCGAGCAACTTCTCCGCGGGCGTCGTGCCGGGCGCGTTCCTCGTCAACGGCGGTGGGCTCGGCACGGTGTCGGCGGGCCTGGGCATCTACGCGTTGAGGACGGACACGTTCAGCGCGCTGAAGGTGGGCACGCTCCCTCCGGAGACGGGCGGCAGTGGCTTCACCGCCGTGTCCACCAACGGCGTCGCGATGCTCGGCTACTACTCCGACGACACCTTCCTCAACGAGGGCCGCGCGGTGGGCCCCGCGACCATCGCCCAGGCGCTCTCCTCCGGCACGCCGTTCGACGTGGCGGCCGCGCCCGCGCTCGAGGTGGGCTCCAACTTCGTCGCCGCCTCCGGCCACGGCGAGGGCGTGTCGGTGCTTCGCGGTGACTACGTTCCCCCGAACTACAACTTCGAAGGCACGGACGTCTCGCGCTTCGCCTTCACCGTGACGGATGCCGGCGCGACCGTGTCCATCGGCGCCCGTCAGCCCGTCCTCGTCTATGCGGATCAGTGCACGCGCGTGACCGGGCTGACCTCGCTCGGCTCGGACCTGCTCGTCGGCGTGGATGACAAGAACGGCACGCGCCTCGTGCGCATCCAGCAGGCCCGGTGAGGACACCCATGAAGACCCTTCTTCCGAAGTCGTTCGCGCTGGGCTTCACCGCGCTGCTCGCCGTGGCTTGCGGCGGCGAAGACATGCAGGACTCCCTCCAGACACAGCCGCTCGTGGGCGACGCTTTCGCGGACCGCATCGAGTCCTTCTCGCCGGGCACCGGCGCCGGGTTCGGTCAGTCGCAGCTTCCGGGCATCGTGCTGGGCGCTCCGCAGGGGGCTGGCGCGGGGTCGGGCTCGCTGGACGTGGTGTCGCTCGGGTTCAACGGCGTCATCGTCCTGGAGTTCACCGACATCGCGGTGACGGACGGGCCGGGCGTGGACCTGCTGGTCTTCGAGAACGCGTTCATCAAGCCCAGCGGCAAGCCGTTCGCGGAGACGGGCGTGGTGGCCGTCAGCGACGACGGCGTCACCTGGCACGAGTTCCCGTGCGCGTCCTCGGACGTGACGAACAACTTCCCGGGCTGCGCGGGCGTCACGCCCGTGTACTCGAGCTCCGCCAGTGGCATCTCGCCCACCGACCCGGCCGTGGCGGGCGGGGACGGCTTCGACCTGGCGGACGTGGGCCTCACCCGGGCCCGCTTCGTGCGCATCCGCGACTCCGGCGCCAACGGCTACGCGGGCACCAGCGGCGGCTTCGACCTGGATGCCGTCGCGGTGGTGAACGGCGTGCAGTTGCCGTAGTCGCGCGCGCGAGCGCCGGGGCCGTTCTCCAGCGGACGGTCCCGGCGGCTTCGCGCGCCCATACGGCGAGTCCGGGCCGCACGAGGCTTCCGGGGTGGGGGCGGCGGCATTACATGCGCGCTGTCCCTCCCCCGGATGTGCCTCCATGAATCGTCGTCTCGCCTCACTCCTCGTGCTGCTGGGCGTCCTGCTCGGCGCGGCCGCCACCTTCCTCGTGCCCTCGGCGGTCTGGGCCCAGACGTCGCGCACCCGGGCGGCGCCCGCGAAGGAGGCACCGCCGCCTCCGCCCGCGCCTCCGCCGGCTCCCGCGTACGAGTACACCTTCCTCAAGCGCGAGGGCCCGGACGAGGACCTCGTGGAGCTCCAGCGCCTGGGCGCGGAGGGCTGGCGCGTGGTGTCCACCGTCGTCGTGGACGGCAGCACGCGGCGCTACGTGCTGATGCGTGACCGCCGCGCGGAACCCGCGCCGCGGGCCCCCTGACACCGGGTCACCCTCGTCCCGCCCATCCGCGGCGCAATTGCTGGCGGCGACTCCGCGTCCCTGTCCTTTACTCCTCGCCACCGATACCCGTGCGCCATCACGGCTCACGGGCAAGGAGCGAGGACGCGGATGCGTAGCGACAGCAACACGATGTGGATGGGCAAGAAGGCGCAGCGCGCGGGACTGCTGGGCACCCTGCTGGCGGTGATGCTGGGGAGCACGGGCTGCGGCGAGGAGTGCGTGGACGCCTTCGACTGTCGTGACGAGGGCACGGCGCCGACGGGCAAGGCCTGGGCCTGCGTCGAGGAGAAGTGCACCCAGGTCGCCATCACCAACCCCGATGGCGACGACGCGGGGACGCAGACCGACGCAGGAACACAGACGGACGCCGGAACACAGACCGACGCTGGGACGCAGACCGACGCTGGGACGGAAACGGACGCGGGCACGCAGACGGACGCGGGCACGGAGACCGACGCCGGAACGGATCCGGACGCAGGGCCGGACGTGGGCTCCGACCCGTGCGAGACCGCCACGTATGATCCGAAGCTGGGCACGCTCCAGCTCCAGACGGGCTACGTGGTTGGCGAGTCCGCGGCGCTGCAGGGCCCGGCCAACAGCTCGGGCTTCATCGTCGTCACGCCCGGCCCCACGTATGCGCTCTACGCGGTGATTGGTGGCTCGGTGCAGTCCAGCGAGGCGCCCATGGTGTATTCGCTGGGCACCTGGCCCCAGGTGGAGCTGGGAGCGACGCCGCTGTTCGACGTGCTCGCTCCCGAGGACCGGAACACGACCCCTGGGTGGATCGCCAGCGCCCTCGTGACGGATGGCCAGCACCTCCTCACCGGCTACATGCGGCCCAGCGGAGGCATTGCACCCGCGGCCGGGGCGGTGGGAGTCCACGACCTCGCCACGTCGGCCGCCTCCACGTATCTCCCCGCGCCCAACATCCTCTACGCGGGCGCCGCGCCCGGCGTGTTCCTCACCGTCAGCGATGGCCTGGGCACCGTGTCCGAGGGGCGGAGCGTCTACGCGCTCAAGACCGACGCGTCTCCGTTCACCGCCCTGAAGGTCGGCACGTTCCCGGCGAACATCCACGGCGGGGGTGCCATCAGCGTCTCCACCCATGGCGTCGCCATGCTCAGCTACCTCTCCCAGGCGGACAATCGCTACCACGGCCACGCCGTGGCGCCGGCCGTGCTGACACAGGCGCTCACCACGGGGACGCCGTTCGCCGTGGCGGAGGCTCCCGAGGTGGACACCTTCCTGGGCCCCGTCTCCGCGATGGGCGAAGGCGTCGCGGTGCTGCGCGGCGGCGACACGCCGCCCGACTTCGGCTTCACGGACATCGCCCGCTACGCCTTCACGGTGACGGGTGCGGGCGCGACCGTCACGGTGGGTGCTCCCGAGCCCGTCCTCACCTTCCCGAACCAGTGCACCCTGGTTTCGATGATGGTCCCCATGGGCTCGGACCTGCTGGTCAAGGTGCAGGACAAGAACGGTGCGCGGCTCGTCCGCATCCACGACGGGCGATAAGCGTCTTCATTCCCACGCGGTCGCCCTGGCGGCCGCGTGTGGAACCCGCACCGCATTGACTTTGCCCCGGGGCCGCCATAGTCCCGCCCCGTCATCGATGCCTTCCCGCCATGGGGTAGGAGGGCTTCCAGGGAACCCGGTGTGAGTCCGGGACTGCCCCGCAGCGGTGAGCAGGAGCGGCGTTCGCACGAACCCCGCTCCCGCGAGTCCGAAGACCTGGCGACGACCCGGCGCCCCTCCTCACGGAGGGGCCCGGCTACAGACCGGAACCTCCGAGGGGAGCTGACGGCGAAGGCAGGCCTCCAGCGCGCGACACGCGCCTGGCGGTCCGGTGCCTCGCGTCCGTGCCGCCCCCCGCCAGGAGAAGGCCTTGTCCGCCTGCGTGCGGAGAAGGGCCAGGAGCGAGGACGCGATGCGGACCGACATGAAGCGGATGGGCACGAAGGGCCAGCGCGCGGCGCTGATGGGCGCCCTGCTGGCGGTGGTGCTGGGCGGTACGGGTTGCGGCGAGGAGTGCGTGGACGCCTTCGACTGCCGCGACAAGGGCTCGCCCCCGGAGGGCCGGGCCTGGGCCTGTGTCGAGGAGACGTGCACCCAGGTCGACGTCTCCACGGGCGGCGACGACGCGGGCACGGACACCGACGCGGGCACCGGCACGGACGCGGGCACGAACACCGACGCGGGCACGAACACCGACGCGGGCACCGGCACGGATGGCGGCACCGGTACGGATGGCGGCACCGGTACGGATGGCGGCACGGCCTCCTGCGGCCCGCTGCCTCGCGAGTCGGTGCTGGGCACGCTCCAGCTCCAGACGGGCTTCGTCGTCGCGGAGTCCGCGCCCCTGTCCACGGAGGTGGTCGCGGTGGTGTCCACGCCCGGCCCCACGTACTCGCTCTTCGGGCTGCGCCAGACGGCCACGGGCCGCGACGTCTTCTCGCTGGGCACCTGGCCGGACGTGCAACTGGCGGACGCGGCGCTCGACACGGTGCTCGCGCCCGCGGACCGTGCCAACGCGGCCGGCACCTTCCCGTCCTACTTCCTGGCCCATGACGGCACGCGCCTGCTCGCGGGCTACACGAAGAGCGGCTTCCCCGCTCCGGGCTCCGTCGCGGTGGTGGATCCGGCCGGGCGCGACGCGACGGACTACCTCGACGCGCCGGACAACTACACCGCCGTGGGCACCACGGACGCGTTCCTCATCAACGGCGGCGGCCTGGACACGGTGTCGGAAGGCTTCGGCGTCTACGCGCTGGTGACCTCCGCCAAGCCCTACGCCGCGGTGAAGGTGGTGGACTTCCCGGCGCAGGTGGGCGGCAGCGGCTTCTCCGCCATCGCGAGCAACAACATCACGGTGTTCGGCTACTCGCTGCCGGACACGTACGTGAACGTGGCCCATGCCGTGGCCTACGCGAAGCTGGGCGAGGCGCTGGCCTCGCGCACACCGGTGGTGCTCACGAACGAGCCGAAGGTGGACGTGGGCTCGAACTTCAACGCCGCCGCGGGCTTCGGCAGCGGCGTGGCGATGGCGCGCGGCGCCTACAATGCCTCCTTCACCTTCGAGGTCTCCGACGTGTCGCGCTTCTCGCTCACCCCGGGCCTGGGCGGCAACCAGCCCATCAGCGTGGGCACCCGCGAGCCGGTGGTCACCGCCACGGACGCGTGCACGAGCGTGAACCTGCTGTCGTCGCTGGGCTCGGACCTGCTCGTGGGCGTGACGGACGTCAACGGCCGCCGCCTCGTGCGCATCCAGCAGGCTCCGTGATGAAGCGCCCGTTGCTCGCGCTCGGCGCGCTGCTGACCCTGGGCGCGTGCTCGGGCGACCCGGACCCGGCGCCGCCGCCGGGCTCCGACATCGTGGACGCCGGCACCCGCGCGGATGCCGGTCCGTCCGATGCCGGCGTCACCGATGCCGGGGCGGACGTGGACGCGGGGACGGACACGGATGCCGGTGCCGACGCGGGCTCGCGGCCGGTGGATCCGTTCGCGGACCGGGTGACGGCGTATCACTTCGGCGACGCGGCCGGCTTCGGGCAGGACCGCTTCCCGGGCGTCGTGCTCGGGGCTCCGGTGGGGGCGGGCCAGTACACGGGCTCGCTCGACGTGCTGTCGCTGGGGAAGGGCGGCTCCATCACCCTGGAGTTCACCGACCTGTTCGCGGTGGACGGCCCGGGCGTGGACCTGCTCGTGTTCGAGAACGCCTTCCAGAAGGTGGGCGGCGACATCTTCGCGGAGACGGCCAGCGTGTCCGTCAGCGACGACGGCCTCACCTGGTTCGACTTCCCCTGCGCCTCCACCGACAAGGACGGCGGCTTCCCGGGCTGTGCCGGGACGCATCCGGTGCACTCGGCGCCGGACAACGGCGTGTCCCCCACCGACCCGGCCGTGGCGGGCGGGGACGGCTTCGACCTGGCGGACGTGGGGCTCGCCCGCGCCCGCTTCGTGCGCCTCACCGACACGGGGCTCAACGGCTACGCGGGCACCAGCGGCGGCTTCGACCTGGATGCGCTGTCCGTGGTGAACGGGCAGCTGCCGGACGGTGGCGTGCCGTGAGCCCGCGTGCGCTCCACCCGCCTTCCGAAGACGCGGGGGTGGGTGGAGTGGATCGCCGTCAGGCGCTGTGCACGCTGCTGCGCGGCACCTGCGCCCTGGCCGCGCTGGGCTGCGGCGGTGACTGGCGCGAGGCCGTGGTGCTCCCCGCGCCGGAAGGGGACGAAGACCCCGTGCCCGCCACCTGCGGCGACACCGGGGTCCCCGGCACGGCCCAGGAGGGGTGGGTGGAGGTCCCGCTCCAGCAGCATCCCGCCCTGCGCGAGCCGGGAGGCCAGTCCACCGTCCGCGTCCCGGACGCGCTCCTGGACGTGGTGGTGGTGCACACGGCGGACGGCTGCTACCGGGCCGTGTGGCGCACCTGCACCCATGGCGACTGCGCGGTGGCCTGGGACGGAGCGCTGGGGCTGGTGGAGTGCCCCTGCCATGGCTCGCGCTTC comes from Corallococcus macrosporus and encodes:
- a CDS encoding MXAN_6577-like cysteine-rich protein gives rise to the protein MSRPFPDARLALLLSAVAAVLLTGCPEEKVLCTSGLSVCGAECVDLQGDPSNCGACGTACGAGETCQAGVCGCQPGTEVCGDACVALASDPLNCGGCGVTCPSGQVCESRTCREGCSAGAERCGDSCVVLANDPLHCGACGRVCPDVQSCHEGRCMYDVVTACYTNGQLVGIQAGTDRMGPRRQFGSGVQALAAWDGVVLAADAARSVLSQAPAGALGTLVEEDSLGAVAASPNDILVDPPYVYVLDSVNNTLQVLKREGAAQGGGLGLRTVGQVNLGANTSPQVLTKRGDTFYIPLFGTAGSDFKQGNAVARVSVSDPEHPRLVDTVSLKGLDLKSFDGGTTMALPYAAVSVDAGVYVALTNLNPANDYLPNGPGMLARIDPADGGVKAIDLGAKDCLNAGDVQAVGDQLVVSCLGEAVFDTAGGYRAKAVRATGLVLVKDDKPVASYALSPGCSGGPENGCDLAVGGRLAVVGNAVYVTDVNAGRVFVVEVRDGQLVERRGNSTPAAKGPALDVCPVDARRGVSNAIDIVAVP
- a CDS encoding ubiquinol-cytochrome c reductase iron-sulfur subunit, whose protein sequence is MDRRQALCTLLRGTCALAALGCGGDWREAVVLPAPEGDEDPVPATCGDTGVPGTAQEGWVEVPLQQHPALREPGGQSTVRVPDALLDVVVVHTADGCYRAVWRTCTHGDCAVAWDGALGLVECPCHGSRFGLDGRVVRGPASRPLTAFRTLRVGDSLFIHRPR
- a CDS encoding cell surface protein is translated as MKTLLPKSFALGFTALLAVACGGEDMQDSLQTQPLVGDAFADRIESFSPGTGAGFGQSQLPGIVLGAPQGAGAGSGSLDVVSLGFNGVIVLEFTDIAVTDGPGVDLLVFENAFIKPSGKPFAETGVVAVSDDGVTWHEFPCASSDVTNNFPGCAGVTPVYSSSASGISPTDPAVAGGDGFDLADVGLTRARFVRIRDSGANGYAGTSGGFDLDAVAVVNGVQLP
- a CDS encoding cell surface protein, with product MKRPLLALGALLTLGACSGDPDPAPPPGSDIVDAGTRADAGPSDAGVTDAGADVDAGTDTDAGADAGSRPVDPFADRVTAYHFGDAAGFGQDRFPGVVLGAPVGAGQYTGSLDVLSLGKGGSITLEFTDLFAVDGPGVDLLVFENAFQKVGGDIFAETASVSVSDDGLTWFDFPCASTDKDGGFPGCAGTHPVHSAPDNGVSPTDPAVAGGDGFDLADVGLARARFVRLTDTGLNGYAGTSGGFDLDALSVVNGQLPDGGVP